Proteins from one Naumovozyma castellii chromosome 3, complete genome genomic window:
- the NCAS0C02180 gene encoding uncharacterized protein, with translation MSNSLNGLVPTKNMDTNTLLLRLLQRQEFQDYPQLYANSGRALVTSYYNHFVDDVRSMQISDYQIIYHLRTKIPNDHRTILAHFFEDFQLNFTINWDIFQQYIKYIIETTDIPHLIVILNRKVANFEYCYNVKRVTLPLLLDEVDFYKSTYPHTDIEYRDVYYWFYQHYPKACSLASNQHLIPPKPSFQKYQKHFGEHYWDTFAGAIRPHGSLDNR, from the coding sequence ATGtccaattcattaaacGGCTTGGTTCCAACCAAGAATATGGACACTaatacattattattacgGCTTCTACAAAGACAGGAATTTCAAGATTACCCCCAATTATACGCTAATTCCGGAAGAGCCCTTGTTACCTCTTACTACAACCACTTCGTTGATGACGTTCGTTCAATGCAAATTAGTGACTATCAAATAATCTACCATCTCCGTACCAAGATTCCAAATGACCACCGTACGATCTTAGctcatttttttgaagattttcaaCTCAACTTCACCATTAACTGGGACATCTTCCAACAATACatcaaatatatcattGAAACCACTGATATACCACACTTAATTGTAATCCTCAATCGTAAGGTCgcaaattttgaatattgcTATAACGTGAAAAGGGTTACTCTACCTTTGCTATTAGACGAAGTTGATTTTTACAAAAGTACTTATCCACATACAGACATCGAGTACCGTGATGTTTACTATTGGTTTTATCAGCATTACCCCAAAGCTTGCTCCCTTGCTTCCAATCAGCACCTCATTCCACCAAAACCttctttccaaaaatatcaaaaacaCTTTGGGGAACATTATTGGGATACTTTTGCAGGAGCGATCCGCCCTCATGGATCCTTGGATAATCGCTAG